A stretch of Blautia liquoris DNA encodes these proteins:
- a CDS encoding BMP family ABC transporter substrate-binding protein: MSNKKYNMEGFTMKKMLAVLVASIMTISMTACGKTVPEGSGTKEESKSKVSTSSNSTGRKAAMVTAQPLGDKGVTDNTYEGFKKGCEEFGYDPTVIEVKEGEYEETLRSLAQEKYDIIMPCWGALEDACSKVSADFPDSKFILVYSKIDLPNVKSLMSKQEEGSYLAGVDAAKTTKTNHIAFMGGSDNPTINQFRAGFEAGARSINPDINIDATWVGSFTDPAKAKDLALMLYDQGADIIYVAAAASSTGVFDAAKETGGQVVGCDVDQNDLVPGQVIGSMVIDYGSWVYQCFQEENDTGLKFGPYTYGLDNNGLDFVLPKDSTYKTDDEVVNLLKDTKKDIIDGKINVSEVPEE, encoded by the coding sequence ATGAGCAATAAAAAATACAATATGGAGGGTTTTACAATGAAGAAGATGTTGGCTGTATTAGTAGCAAGTATTATGACTATATCGATGACTGCTTGCGGAAAAACTGTGCCTGAAGGATCAGGAACAAAAGAAGAATCAAAATCTAAAGTTTCTACCAGCTCAAATAGTACCGGAAGGAAAGCAGCTATGGTTACGGCTCAGCCTCTGGGGGATAAAGGGGTTACAGATAATACATATGAAGGATTCAAAAAAGGATGCGAAGAGTTTGGTTATGATCCAACCGTGATTGAAGTGAAAGAGGGAGAATATGAAGAGACACTTCGCTCACTTGCACAAGAAAAATACGACATAATTATGCCCTGTTGGGGAGCATTAGAGGATGCCTGTTCAAAAGTCTCTGCAGATTTCCCTGATAGTAAATTTATTCTAGTTTATTCAAAAATAGATTTGCCAAATGTTAAATCATTAATGAGTAAACAAGAAGAGGGATCATATTTGGCAGGAGTTGATGCGGCAAAAACAACAAAAACAAATCATATCGCCTTTATGGGTGGATCTGATAATCCAACTATTAATCAGTTTAGAGCTGGATTTGAGGCTGGAGCTCGATCAATTAATCCAGATATTAATATAGACGCAACATGGGTGGGCAGCTTTACAGATCCAGCAAAAGCAAAAGATTTGGCTCTGATGTTGTATGATCAAGGAGCTGACATCATTTATGTTGCCGCGGCAGCTTCTTCTACAGGAGTCTTTGATGCAGCAAAGGAAACAGGTGGGCAGGTTGTTGGCTGTGATGTTGATCAAAATGATCTTGTTCCGGGACAGGTAATCGGATCTATGGTTATAGATTATGGTAGTTGGGTATATCAATGCTTTCAAGAAGAGAATGATACAGGATTAAAATTTGGTCCGTATACCTATGGTTTAGATAATAATGGATTAGATTTTGTTTTGCCAAAAGATTCAACCTATAAGACAGATGATGAGGTTGTAAACCTGTTAAAAGACACAAAAAAGGATATTATTGATGGAAAAATAAATGTGTCTGAAGTACCTGAAGAATAA
- a CDS encoding sialidase family protein, whose translation MNLSNSALTPANVLVNPVDNRFRDVNRRWQGVPSIEVTAKGRIFVDFFSGDGAEIGGNFLVLCVSDDKGHTFKSCVTVVEHPDPECRIYDPCLWLSPKGELWMIYNQVHGFNDCRSGVWAVICKHPDTDTLVWTTPRRIANGIMINKPTIISTGDWLFPCAIWRDECGAFPTERHGLEKEQFSNIYASSDQGKTFRLRGSADIPNRSFDEHMVVEKEDKSLWMLVRTFDGIGESFSYDEGYTWTEGKKSHIDGPCSRFHIRRLKSGRLLMVNHLNFDEKIDLSNIMQQGNVKAWKGRSHLTAMLSEDDGKTWPHTLLLDERNEAAYPDAKECEDGYIYITYDWERVRQREILLAKITEEDIICGKIKSRDGMIKHIVNKAKGQPDVS comes from the coding sequence ATGAACTTATCTAACTCAGCACTTACACCAGCCAATGTACTGGTAAATCCTGTAGATAATCGATTTAGAGATGTTAACAGGAGATGGCAGGGTGTCCCATCGATCGAAGTAACAGCTAAAGGTCGTATTTTTGTTGATTTCTTTTCAGGGGATGGAGCAGAAATCGGAGGTAACTTTTTAGTACTTTGCGTCAGCGATGACAAAGGACATACTTTTAAATCGTGTGTCACGGTTGTTGAACATCCAGATCCGGAATGTCGCATCTATGATCCATGCTTATGGCTGTCTCCTAAAGGAGAACTTTGGATGATTTATAATCAGGTGCATGGATTTAATGACTGTAGAAGTGGAGTATGGGCTGTTATATGTAAGCACCCAGACACCGATACACTGGTTTGGACGACACCACGAAGAATTGCAAATGGGATAATGATTAATAAACCAACAATAATTTCAACAGGAGATTGGTTATTCCCTTGTGCAATCTGGCGCGATGAATGTGGAGCTTTTCCAACAGAAAGACATGGATTGGAAAAAGAACAGTTTTCTAATATCTATGCTTCCTCAGATCAAGGAAAAACTTTTAGACTGCGTGGATCTGCGGATATACCAAACCGCAGCTTTGATGAGCATATGGTTGTAGAAAAAGAAGATAAATCACTTTGGATGTTAGTACGTACTTTTGATGGAATTGGTGAAAGCTTTTCTTATGATGAAGGCTATACTTGGACAGAAGGAAAAAAATCACACATAGATGGCCCTTGCTCAAGATTCCATATACGTCGGTTAAAGTCTGGAAGGTTACTTATGGTAAACCATTTGAACTTTGATGAAAAAATTGACCTAAGTAACATTATGCAACAGGGAAATGTTAAAGCATGGAAAGGAAGAAGTCATTTGACAGCAATGTTAAGTGAGGATGACGGTAAAACGTGGCCCCATACGCTGTTATTGGATGAAAGAAATGAAGCTGCTTATCCAGACGCCAAAGAATGTGAAGATGGGTATATTTATATAACGTATGATTGGGAAAGAGTACGTCAAAGAGAGATTTTATTAGCAAAAATTACAGAGGAAGATATTATTTGCGGAAAAATTAAGTCCCGTGATGGGATGATTAAACATATTGTAAATAAGGCTAAAGGCCAACCGGATGTAAGCTGA
- a CDS encoding NAD-dependent epimerase/dehydratase family protein, producing MTTLIIGGNGLIGSHLVKNMAGSGESVISFSGHEAKEKIPGVTYIQGDVTEYGTLNQILHTNKIDRIIHNAAVSHPKLYLENPYKIYRINVLGTLTALEAARNYGICRFIYISSGAVYGNVSLNSVAEDVPLHGESPYGASKVACEELVRNYGLDSASLRIGFVYGPGRKFECPIHMLLSDCINKGEVNWEHGMDQIMDYIYIDDCVDAIATIATAEKLPHTEYNIGGGENVPYSRVVKCINNLYPDVPFKIGNGTLGYDNLGAMNMERSLNDFNWRPRVPLEKGISLYNDWIKSHEK from the coding sequence ATGACAACATTAATAATCGGAGGGAATGGTTTGATAGGTTCTCATCTGGTAAAGAATATGGCTGGGTCAGGAGAAAGCGTAATCAGTTTCAGCGGCCATGAAGCAAAAGAAAAGATTCCAGGGGTAACATATATTCAGGGTGATGTAACTGAGTATGGAACTCTTAATCAAATATTACATACAAATAAGATAGATCGTATTATACATAATGCAGCTGTTTCACACCCCAAACTTTATTTGGAAAACCCTTATAAGATCTATAGGATTAATGTTCTAGGCACACTTACAGCCTTAGAGGCTGCAAGAAATTACGGTATTTGCCGTTTTATTTACATTAGTTCTGGAGCTGTTTATGGTAACGTTAGTCTTAATTCTGTTGCAGAAGATGTACCGCTTCACGGAGAAAGTCCATATGGTGCATCTAAGGTAGCTTGCGAAGAATTAGTTAGAAACTACGGTCTGGATAGCGCCTCATTACGTATAGGATTTGTATACGGTCCAGGGCGTAAATTCGAATGTCCAATTCATATGCTTCTCAGCGATTGTATAAATAAAGGAGAAGTTAATTGGGAACACGGAATGGATCAAATTATGGACTACATCTATATAGATGATTGTGTTGATGCAATCGCTACAATAGCGACTGCAGAAAAATTGCCACATACAGAATATAATATAGGTGGTGGTGAAAACGTTCCCTATTCAAGAGTTGTAAAATGTATAAATAACCTTTATCCAGATGTACCATTTAAAATTGGGAATGGAACGTTGGGATATGATAATCTTGGAGCTATGAATATGGAACGTTCATTAAATGATTTTAATTGGAGACCTAGGGTGCCTCTTGAAAAGGGCATCTCATTGTATAATGATTGGATTAAATCACACGAAAAATAA
- a CDS encoding FCD domain-containing protein → MTDIDNTQKRLMQTGLFRTENDAVKFMIARIINDNISPIGAWTLKEKLTRQGLDYGTATVGRYLKELDSQSLTIQQSNQGRILTEHGKHWLSDISNNVARAQIHNKTSKALKIDNYSDLIDLIQARKAIEVTGVSLAVNQATEEDLSRLKQSVINHYRCVAEKQDPTESALNFHLTLAEISHNRFIKAILDMLVFEEESIENNMNQLITRDRGDIYVVEHDDIATAIVERNEKKATSLMTHHMDALLSAVREQIELMSNEDHVS, encoded by the coding sequence ATGACAGATATTGATAACACTCAAAAGCGCTTAATGCAGACAGGACTTTTTCGCACTGAAAATGATGCTGTTAAATTTATGATAGCACGTATTATTAATGACAACATTTCTCCAATCGGTGCTTGGACCTTAAAAGAAAAGTTAACAAGGCAGGGGCTCGATTACGGTACAGCGACTGTAGGCAGATATCTAAAAGAATTAGATTCACAGAGTTTAACAATTCAGCAAAGTAATCAAGGACGTATTTTAACTGAACACGGAAAGCACTGGTTATCTGATATTTCCAATAATGTTGCGCGAGCACAAATACACAATAAAACCTCTAAAGCATTAAAAATTGATAATTATTCGGATCTAATTGATTTAATACAGGCGCGTAAGGCTATTGAGGTTACAGGTGTATCACTTGCTGTCAATCAGGCCACAGAAGAAGATCTTTCTAGGTTAAAGCAGTCTGTTATTAACCATTATCGTTGTGTGGCCGAAAAGCAGGACCCCACTGAGTCAGCATTAAATTTCCACCTAACCTTAGCCGAAATCAGTCATAATCGCTTTATTAAGGCGATCCTTGATATGCTTGTGTTTGAGGAAGAATCTATTGAAAATAATATGAATCAGCTAATTACCAGAGATAGAGGAGATATTTACGTTGTGGAACATGACGATATTGCCACTGCCATTGTTGAAAGAAATGAAAAAAAGGCCACTTCATTAATGACTCATCACATGGATGCACTTTTATCAGCTGTTCGCGAACAAATAGAGTTAATGTCTAATGAAGACCATGTTTCATAA
- a CDS encoding PfkB family carbohydrate kinase codes for METIFDFGCRQIVLATRGSKGACLMIGGKIYEQSPYLINAKDTMGAGDSFIACFLFNYLEEMKMAVDFKESHVPGILLIAEYQDLLMKICLYCAAVFSAEQCLREGSFGFGKPIELTEEDMEILKEY; via the coding sequence ATGGAAACTATCTTTGATTTTGGATGCAGACAAATAGTTCTTGCAACCAGGGGATCCAAAGGGGCATGCCTTATGATTGGCGGAAAAATTTATGAACAAAGTCCGTATTTAATAAATGCGAAAGACACTATGGGAGCGGGGGATTCATTTATTGCTTGCTTTTTGTTCAATTACTTGGAAGAAATGAAAATGGCCGTGGATTTTAAAGAAAGTCATGTCCCGGGAATTCTTTTAATTGCTGAATATCAGGATTTGCTGATGAAAATCTGCCTATACTGTGCAGCAGTATTTTCCGCTGAGCAATGCTTGAGAGAAGGTTCATTCGGATTTGGAAAACCAATAGAATTGACTGAGGAAGATATGGAAATCTTGAAAGAATATTGA
- the yicI gene encoding alpha-xylosidase, with protein sequence MKFTDGYWCVKKEITPLYAVEYCDSRINGDELIVYAPGKHISDRGDCLNLGMITIRLTSPMEDVIKVSVSHFEGTAYKGPFAQVNHTAPHVTIEETEDSIIYKSGSTKAIIDKRPDSWGIRFMDKERELTNTGFRNIAHMTNNKTNRCYMVDQLSLDVDEYVYGLGERFTPFIKNGQVVEMWNEDGGTASEIAYKNVPFYITNKGYGVLLDNEGDASYEIASEKVERVQFSIEGERLDYYVINGHTPKGTIARYTKLTGRPALPPAWSFGLWLTTSFTTNYDEGTTSSFIQGMADRDIPLHVFHFDCYWMEAYEWCNFTWDPATFPDPEGMLKRYHDRGLRICVWINPYIGQKSPLFQEGSKLGYLVKKSNGDVWQTDMWQAGMGLVDFTNPKASAWYQDKLKKLLDMGVDCFKTDFGERIPVKDIAYYDGSDPVKMHNYYTQLYNQAVFELLERERGEGEAVLFARSATVGGQKFPAHWGGDCSATYPSMAETIRSGLSLACAGFGFWSHDISGFEKTAPADIYKRWCQFGLLSSHSRLHGSSSYRVPWLFDEEACDVLRKFVKLKCALMPYLYRQAVKTHEEGIPMMRPMFVEFPEDRACETPDKQYMFGDSLLVAPVFKESGEVEYYLPEGRWVNLLTGDVVIGGKWKKEIHDYFSLPLLVRPNSILAVGSCDTKPDYDYCDGVKFCLSVFSEGASASTEVTDLNGKVIMTAHAKRKGETIFLHVEGGNGNWSYEVLGDQEISVEME encoded by the coding sequence ATGAAATTTACAGATGGATATTGGTGTGTGAAGAAAGAGATTACACCGCTTTATGCAGTAGAGTATTGTGACAGCCGGATAAACGGCGATGAACTGATCGTATATGCACCGGGAAAGCATATTTCCGACAGAGGAGACTGCCTGAATCTGGGCATGATTACCATCCGGCTGACAAGTCCCATGGAGGATGTGATCAAGGTATCTGTGTCCCACTTTGAAGGAACCGCCTACAAGGGTCCTTTTGCACAGGTGAACCATACCGCTCCACATGTGACAATCGAAGAAACAGAAGATAGTATTATCTATAAGAGTGGAAGTACCAAGGCAATCATAGATAAGCGGCCTGATTCCTGGGGCATACGCTTTATGGATAAAGAGAGAGAACTTACAAACACGGGATTTCGCAATATAGCGCATATGACAAATAATAAGACCAATCGATGCTATATGGTGGATCAGCTTTCGCTGGATGTTGACGAATACGTCTATGGTTTGGGAGAGCGATTTACACCATTTATCAAGAATGGACAGGTTGTGGAGATGTGGAATGAGGACGGCGGCACAGCCAGTGAGATTGCCTACAAGAATGTTCCATTCTATATCACCAATAAAGGATATGGTGTGCTGCTGGACAATGAGGGTGATGCATCCTATGAGATAGCAAGTGAGAAAGTAGAGCGGGTGCAGTTCTCCATCGAGGGTGAACGACTGGACTATTATGTTATCAATGGGCATACACCGAAAGGAACCATTGCCAGATATACAAAACTGACCGGAAGACCTGCACTGCCCCCGGCCTGGTCTTTTGGTCTCTGGTTGACAACATCTTTTACAACAAACTATGACGAGGGCACAACCAGCAGCTTTATTCAGGGAATGGCGGATCGTGACATTCCGTTACATGTGTTTCATTTTGACTGCTATTGGATGGAGGCGTATGAATGGTGCAACTTCACATGGGATCCTGCGACATTTCCAGACCCGGAAGGGATGCTGAAACGTTATCATGACCGGGGGCTGAGGATCTGTGTGTGGATCAATCCGTATATTGGACAAAAATCACCGCTGTTTCAGGAAGGGTCAAAGCTGGGATATTTAGTTAAAAAATCGAATGGTGATGTATGGCAGACCGATATGTGGCAGGCTGGAATGGGACTTGTGGATTTCACAAATCCAAAAGCCAGTGCATGGTACCAGGATAAACTGAAAAAGCTTCTGGATATGGGAGTAGACTGTTTTAAGACGGATTTCGGTGAGCGAATTCCGGTAAAAGACATTGCCTACTATGATGGCTCTGACCCTGTGAAAATGCATAATTATTATACACAGTTATATAATCAGGCTGTATTCGAGCTGTTAGAACGTGAGCGTGGCGAAGGCGAGGCTGTATTGTTTGCCCGTTCCGCAACCGTGGGAGGACAGAAGTTTCCTGCTCACTGGGGCGGTGACTGTTCGGCAACATATCCATCTATGGCAGAGACCATCCGCAGCGGATTATCCCTGGCCTGTGCGGGATTTGGGTTCTGGAGCCATGATATCAGCGGATTTGAGAAGACAGCTCCTGCAGATATCTACAAGAGATGGTGTCAGTTTGGCCTTTTAAGTTCCCACAGCCGGCTTCATGGCTCATCTTCTTACCGGGTGCCATGGCTTTTTGACGAGGAGGCCTGCGATGTCCTGCGAAAGTTTGTAAAACTGAAATGCGCGCTGATGCCTTATCTTTACCGGCAGGCGGTGAAGACTCACGAGGAGGGGATACCGATGATGCGCCCCATGTTTGTAGAATTTCCGGAAGACAGGGCCTGTGAAACACCAGACAAGCAGTATATGTTCGGAGATTCTCTTCTGGTGGCACCAGTATTTAAGGAGTCCGGGGAGGTGGAATATTATCTTCCGGAGGGCAGGTGGGTGAACCTGCTGACTGGGGATGTGGTCATAGGAGGAAAGTGGAAAAAAGAGATACATGATTACTTCTCATTGCCGCTGTTGGTACGTCCAAACTCGATTTTGGCTGTGGGAAGCTGCGATACAAAGCCGGATTATGATTATTGTGATGGTGTGAAGTTCTGCCTCTCTGTCTTTAGTGAGGGTGCTTCCGCCAGTACTGAGGTTACGGATCTAAATGGCAAAGTAATTATGACTGCACATGCAAAAAGAAAAGGTGAAACAATTTTTCTTCATGTGGAAGGCGGTAATGGAAACTGGAGTTATGAAGTACTGGGAGATCAGGAGATTTCTGTAGAAATGGAATAA
- a CDS encoding carbohydrate ABC transporter permease has product MGKTGKIVGHLIGNIVSVFISLVVIIPLVVLFLNSFKTSAEANRMTLSLPTKWVFENYATVIEQGKLVSAFLNGFLYSTCSVVIIVVVVGAAAFVISRNNKGVNRFLYYFIISGIAMPINNVALMKVMQSFHIVNTRIGIILLYAAINIPLSLFLAYGFVETIPREIDEAAVIDGCKPWQLFVKVIAPLLKPIVSTLFVLDFMAVWNDFTMPLYYLNNSKKWPMTLAVYNFFGAFENSWNLVAADIILTLAPVLLVFVLGQKYIVGGVSAGSVKG; this is encoded by the coding sequence ATGGGAAAAACAGGTAAGATTGTTGGACATCTAATCGGTAATATTGTATCGGTTTTTATCAGCCTTGTGGTGATTATACCGCTTGTAGTTTTATTCCTGAACTCGTTTAAGACCTCTGCTGAAGCAAACAGGATGACTCTTTCTCTGCCGACAAAGTGGGTGTTTGAAAATTATGCGACCGTCATAGAACAGGGGAAGCTGGTGTCCGCATTTCTCAATGGTTTTTTATATTCCACTTGTAGTGTAGTCATCATCGTTGTTGTTGTAGGTGCTGCTGCGTTCGTGATTTCGAGAAACAATAAAGGTGTTAACCGTTTTCTTTATTATTTCATCATTTCAGGTATTGCGATGCCGATTAACAATGTTGCACTTATGAAGGTTATGCAGTCATTCCATATCGTGAATACAAGAATTGGAATTATACTGCTTTATGCCGCCATTAATATTCCGCTGAGCTTGTTCCTGGCTTACGGGTTTGTAGAGACGATTCCGAGAGAAATTGATGAAGCGGCTGTAATTGACGGGTGCAAGCCGTGGCAGCTTTTTGTCAAAGTAATTGCTCCGTTGCTAAAGCCCATTGTGTCAACACTGTTTGTTCTGGATTTTATGGCGGTGTGGAACGATTTCACCATGCCTTTGTATTATCTGAACAATTCAAAAAAATGGCCGATGACACTGGCAGTCTATAACTTCTTTGGCGCATTCGAAAACTCCTGGAACCTGGTTGCTGCAGACATTATACTGACGCTCGCACCGGTCCTTCTGGTATTTGTACTGGGACAGAAATACATTGTCGGAGGGGTATCGGCCGGCTCTGTTAAGGGATGA
- a CDS encoding carbohydrate ABC transporter permease has translation MNKKKLYPWYFASGAALLFFLLCFLPGILGIAYSFTDWNNFTDEIHFVGLKNYKAIFTGNSEYLKYIGNTVLFTVVTTAMKTVLGLALALLLTQKFIKGKNLHRMIIFSPQVMSYLVVGLVFKSMLHPTTGFLNDFLRKIGLGALAKNWLTDLHLVFPTVMTVDTWKGMGYIMVVVIAGLMSISPEYYEAASIDGASFFQKLRCITLPLLKPVLVNVTVLNVTYGLRVFDMIYSLTNGGPGNATGVINTAVYKEFSKGDLAMGTTLSSVLFFIVLALLYFIIKSMENKEVEV, from the coding sequence ATGAATAAAAAGAAATTATATCCCTGGTACTTTGCCAGTGGTGCAGCACTTCTGTTTTTTTTGCTGTGCTTCCTTCCGGGAATTCTTGGTATCGCCTATTCCTTCACCGACTGGAATAATTTTACTGACGAAATACATTTCGTGGGTCTTAAGAATTACAAGGCGATTTTTACTGGTAATTCAGAATATCTAAAATATATAGGCAACACGGTTCTCTTTACGGTGGTCACGACTGCGATGAAGACAGTCCTTGGTCTTGCACTCGCATTGCTGCTGACGCAGAAATTTATTAAAGGTAAGAATCTACATCGCATGATTATCTTTTCCCCACAGGTAATGTCATATTTGGTGGTGGGCCTGGTATTTAAGAGTATGCTTCATCCGACCACAGGGTTTTTAAATGATTTTCTTCGTAAAATCGGTCTTGGCGCGCTGGCAAAAAACTGGCTTACGGACCTACATCTGGTTTTTCCTACCGTTATGACAGTAGATACCTGGAAAGGTATGGGGTACATTATGGTGGTAGTCATTGCGGGGCTGATGTCCATATCACCGGAATATTACGAGGCCGCCAGTATTGACGGTGCCAGCTTCTTTCAGAAACTGCGCTGCATTACTCTGCCGCTTTTAAAACCTGTGCTTGTCAATGTGACTGTATTAAATGTGACCTATGGGCTTCGTGTATTTGATATGATTTATTCGCTGACCAATGGCGGACCCGGAAATGCCACCGGTGTAATTAACACTGCTGTGTATAAAGAGTTTTCCAAAGGAGATCTGGCCATGGGAACCACACTTTCGAGTGTATTGTTCTTCATTGTGCTAGCCCTCTTGTATTTTATTATCAAGTCAATGGAAAATAAGGAGGTGGAAGTCTGA